In the genome of Mycoplasma seminis, one region contains:
- the ybeY gene encoding rRNA maturation RNase YbeY yields MFNISVPFKNAKDIISVKTRIKKAIIYKEEMEQIVSNMKKYFGINKPVLLDVEIVSPKKIRELNYEYRDKDYVTDILSFDFGDVDFEDELPFIHVGELVICWEKVEQQAAEFGHSVRREFCYLFTHGLVHLMGYDHEEEDERKEMNAIVDKIFDPLKITRESE; encoded by the coding sequence ATGTTTAATATATCAGTACCATTTAAAAACGCTAAAGATATTATTAGTGTTAAAACAAGAATTAAAAAAGCAATTATTTATAAAGAGGAAATGGAACAAATTGTTTCTAATATGAAAAAGTATTTCGGGATTAATAAACCTGTATTACTTGATGTAGAAATTGTTTCACCTAAAAAGATCAGAGAACTTAACTACGAATACCGTGATAAAGATTATGTTACAGACATTTTATCTTTCGATTTTGGTGATGTAGATTTCGAAGATGAATTACCATTTATCCATGTAGGTGAATTAGTAATTTGCTGAGAAAAAGTTGAACAACAAGCAGCAGAATTTGGACATTCAGTTCGTAGAGAGTTTTGCTACTTATTTACACATGGATTAGTTCACTTAATGGGATATGACCACGAAGAAGAAGATGAACGTAAAGAAATGAACGCAATCGTTGATAAGATTTTTGATCCTTTAAAAATTACACGTGAAAGTGAATAA
- the ftsY gene encoding signal recognition particle-docking protein FtsY gives MGFFSKLKEKVFTRKKDVETINKELDEKEKKEILNSEKFKKYESGLNSASSFGKKLLEIQNRHVQLDEDFFDEFEELLIMSDINASLVDVMVEKIKQEVRTNNIDDPKLIGELVADIMFSIYANNSIVNTNLNFEDGRLNVFIFVGVNGSGKTTSIAKIANKYIKEGKKVLIAAADTFRAGAVNQLGVWADRIGAAIIKPDKEGADPSSVVYKAMDKAVNEKYDLLIIDTAGRLQNKVNLMKELEKMIGVIQKFEPSAPHESLLVLDATTGQNGLSQAKNFKEIANLTGIILTKMDGTSKGGIVLSIKDEYDIDVKYVGLGEQLDDLQEFDLELFIYQMTKDLINE, from the coding sequence ATGGGATTTTTTAGTAAATTAAAAGAAAAAGTTTTTACAAGAAAAAAAGATGTAGAAACAATTAATAAAGAACTTGATGAAAAAGAAAAGAAAGAAATTTTAAATTCAGAAAAATTTAAAAAGTATGAATCTGGACTTAATTCTGCTTCATCATTTGGAAAGAAACTGCTTGAAATTCAAAACCGTCATGTACAACTTGATGAAGATTTTTTTGATGAATTTGAAGAATTACTTATTATGTCAGATATTAATGCTTCACTTGTTGATGTTATGGTTGAAAAAATTAAACAAGAAGTTAGAACAAATAACATTGATGATCCAAAATTAATTGGTGAATTAGTTGCTGATATTATGTTTTCAATTTATGCTAATAACTCAATTGTTAATACTAATTTAAACTTTGAAGACGGTAGATTAAATGTCTTTATTTTTGTTGGAGTTAATGGTTCAGGAAAAACTACTTCAATCGCTAAAATAGCTAATAAATACATTAAAGAAGGCAAAAAAGTTTTAATTGCTGCTGCTGATACTTTTAGAGCAGGAGCTGTAAATCAACTTGGTGTTTGAGCCGATAGAATTGGAGCTGCTATTATTAAACCAGATAAAGAAGGTGCTGATCCATCTTCAGTTGTTTATAAAGCTATGGATAAGGCAGTAAATGAAAAATATGACCTTTTAATTATCGATACAGCTGGTAGATTACAAAATAAGGTTAACCTTATGAAGGAACTTGAAAAAATGATTGGAGTAATTCAAAAATTCGAACCTTCTGCACCACATGAATCACTTCTTGTACTAGATGCAACTACAGGTCAAAATGGACTTTCACAAGCTAAAAACTTTAAGGAAATAGCTAATTTAACAGGTATTATTTTAACCAAGATGGATGGTACATCTAAAGGTGGAATAGTGCTTTCAATCAAGGACGAATATGATATTGATGTTAAATATGTTGGGTTAGGTGAGCAACTTGATGACTTGCAAGAATTTGATCTTGAATTATTCATTTACCAAATGACTAAGGATTTAATCAATGAATAA
- a CDS encoding DUF2188 domain-containing protein, producing MADKILNEEKEVKELDAVWHVSQHPDGWKVIRQGGTKAIKTFDTQKEAIEYAKQLAKNNEGRILIHGRNGKIRDGKNFQEK from the coding sequence ATGGCTGATAAAATTTTAAACGAAGAAAAAGAAGTTAAAGAATTAGATGCTGTTTGACACGTATCTCAACACCCAGATGGATGAAAAGTTATTAGACAAGGTGGAACAAAAGCTATCAAAACATTTGATACTCAAAAAGAAGCTATCGAATATGCAAAACAACTTGCAAAAAACAATGAAGGTAGAATTCTTATCCACGGTCGTAATGGAAAAATCCGTGACGGAAAAAACTTTCAAGAAAAATAA
- a CDS encoding IS3 family transposase produces the protein MIKEQIVLNKSLMERLFNCILTIERNKFPYEKFINLFEIATNIQLPKNQLMEIIEFIKHYNLHNMNKEVVYKLSKDKRGRKRKNTKVNWNKISKDDMVTILEIWQKYGEIVKDIPEEDLNKIKNIKSSKAEIAKSFNMSRSTLFNLLSQKTSKNSDKEIEYENEIKEVFYKHKRNFGRARISAVLEKEYGIKISSRTIGRRMKQIGLKCRVRQKQKEREIKNTSAQCDNIVKRDYNDKENRNIVATDVTYLKVPYDLKYVLNHLFLSVAINHKTKRVLNYNVSTRNDTELVISHIKELEFDSPWIIHSNHGYQYTSKEYIELINSKNGTISMSRVGNSLDNREAEYFFSILKSECLNFVNYNTTSYDELLVIIKDFIEYYNSERIQSNLGWLTPNQFYALNS, from the coding sequence ATGATAAAAGAGCAAATTGTTTTGAATAAATCATTAATGGAAAGATTATTCAATTGTATTCTCACTATAGAAAGAAATAAATTTCCTTATGAAAAATTCATAAATTTATTTGAAATAGCCACAAATATTCAACTACCAAAAAATCAATTAATGGAAATTATTGAATTTATAAAACATTATAATTTACATAATATGAATAAAGAAGTAGTTTACAAATTATCAAAAGATAAACGTGGAAGAAAAAGAAAAAATACAAAAGTTAATTGAAACAAGATTTCAAAAGACGATATGGTTACAATACTAGAAATTTGACAAAAATATGGAGAAATTGTCAAAGATATTCCTGAAGAAGATTTGAACAAAATCAAAAATATTAAATCAAGTAAAGCTGAAATAGCTAAATCTTTTAACATGTCTAGAAGCACTTTATTTAATTTATTAAGCCAAAAAACTTCTAAAAATTCAGATAAAGAAATTGAATATGAAAATGAAATTAAAGAAGTGTTTTACAAGCACAAAAGAAATTTTGGAAGAGCTAGAATTTCTGCTGTATTAGAAAAAGAATACGGTATTAAGATTTCTTCTAGAACAATAGGAAGAAGAATGAAACAAATAGGCCTTAAATGTAGAGTTAGACAAAAACAAAAAGAAAGAGAAATTAAAAATACTTCTGCACAATGTGACAACATAGTTAAAAGAGATTATAACGATAAAGAAAATAGAAATATTGTAGCAACAGATGTTACATACCTAAAAGTTCCTTACGATTTAAAATATGTATTAAATCACTTATTTTTATCAGTCGCAATAAATCATAAAACAAAAAGAGTGTTAAATTATAATGTCTCAACCAGAAATGATACTGAACTTGTTATTTCGCATATAAAAGAATTAGAATTTGATTCACCATGAATAATTCACTCAAATCACGGTTATCAATACACTTCAAAAGAGTATATTGAATTAATTAATTCTAAAAACGGGACTATATCGATGAGTAGAGTAGGCAATTCTCTAGACAATAGAGAAGCAGAATATTTCTTCTCGATTTTAAAATCTGAATGTTTAAATTTTGTTAATTACAACACAACTTCATATGATGAATTATTAGTAATTATCAAAGATTTTATTGAATATTATAATTCGGAAAGAATTCAATCTAATTTAGGATGATTAACTCCTAATCAATTTTATGCTTTAAATTCTTAA
- the frr gene encoding ribosome recycling factor — translation MELEMYLMDLEERCDKAVSHYRFELSKISTGRANPQIIKGVRVNYYDTLTPLEELANISVPEPQQLLIKPYDVTSIREINKALEKANLGILPVDEGSQIRLTFPPLTTERRKEMTKSLAKLTEAAKVGVRNARQDVNKAIKNDEELSEDVQKSYLDAVQKEVDKEIAKIDAITKDKQEELMNK, via the coding sequence ATGGAATTAGAAATGTACTTAATGGATCTTGAAGAAAGATGTGATAAAGCAGTATCTCACTACCGTTTTGAATTATCTAAAATTTCTACAGGAAGAGCTAATCCACAAATTATTAAGGGAGTTAGAGTTAATTACTATGACACTTTAACACCACTTGAAGAATTAGCAAACATCAGTGTTCCTGAACCTCAACAATTACTTATCAAACCATATGATGTAACTTCAATTAGAGAAATCAATAAAGCACTTGAAAAAGCTAATTTAGGTATCTTACCTGTTGATGAAGGGAGTCAAATTAGACTTACATTCCCACCTCTTACAACTGAAAGACGTAAAGAGATGACTAAGTCACTTGCAAAACTTACAGAAGCTGCTAAAGTTGGCGTAAGAAATGCTCGTCAAGATGTTAATAAAGCAATCAAAAATGACGAAGAATTATCAGAAGATGTTCAAAAAAGCTATTTAGATGCTGTACAAAAAGAAGTTGATAAAGAAATTGCTAAGATTGATGCAATTACTAAAGATAAACAAGAAGAATTAATGAATAAATAA
- a CDS encoding Mbov_0121 family peptidase domain-containing ABC transporter → MKRKQFDIRDCSLYVLKWFYDKYHINAVDINELKLNAKYSENGIAIPDFEFLCLNYGIQIEVFNCQPQELYQLDKDIFPIGCIIKNNENTHMVVIKKITNNAVIIYDPARGNLKYSKKEFDEVFLSLLIKFSKKETNVFANKTKASNGLMHFDKFSLFYFIVLICETLILFSIPYFNKIILEKVIPNKLNIHLLYLGVIFVFLILLNFTLKSLSEKIISTIFIRRKENILFNFLKDLKIKNQKRINKLNVLEMKNRINAFDNIINFEITFLPEILSMLITFLLSFILLWKINLYLMIIVLVYSAITLIVSFINKSIYDKKLPILMQKGLVTDNSFENFFWNANNFTNIYLEEKLIKDLIHNYEDIHNEILNFKSKNIVISSFAQTLDIIAPLCVLIVGSYQVWNNSLSTINLIFFLTGASLFTKPIKNIIPLLSSLHEYQKSKTLLKIFNLDSEEILWSQQISCKIQNIKINTLSYSYTASKLNKALNVPRITIANKVHLTGSNGCGKSTLGGILAGYLQADSGEILINDKKIDPFLDKTYKQKVAYIGKSNQLNISVLDFLCISNIEQFYDFINTLELNECLKHLNISLSSNLFLSNLSSGQRQFISLLSLFLVEYDVIILDEAFENLDLYTFNILKNKLQMVLKNSIVVEISHNNKYVFEKSEVINLETISA, encoded by the coding sequence ATGAAGAGAAAACAATTTGATATTAGAGATTGCTCATTATATGTGCTTAAATGATTTTATGATAAGTATCATATTAATGCAGTTGATATAAATGAATTAAAGCTAAATGCTAAATATAGTGAAAACGGAATTGCTATTCCAGATTTTGAGTTTTTATGCTTAAATTATGGGATACAAATAGAAGTTTTCAATTGTCAACCTCAAGAACTTTATCAACTTGATAAGGATATTTTTCCAATTGGCTGCATTATTAAAAATAACGAAAACACCCATATGGTAGTAATAAAGAAAATAACTAATAATGCTGTAATTATTTATGATCCAGCTAGAGGAAATTTAAAATATTCTAAAAAAGAATTTGATGAAGTCTTTTTAAGTTTACTAATTAAATTTAGTAAAAAGGAAACAAATGTATTTGCAAACAAAACTAAAGCAAGTAATGGATTAATGCATTTTGATAAATTCAGTTTGTTTTACTTCATAGTTCTTATTTGTGAAACATTAATTTTATTTTCAATACCTTATTTTAATAAGATTATTTTAGAAAAAGTTATTCCTAATAAATTAAATATTCACTTGTTGTATTTAGGTGTAATTTTTGTCTTCTTAATTCTGCTAAATTTCACCTTAAAAAGCTTAAGCGAGAAAATTATTTCAACTATTTTCATTAGGCGGAAGGAAAATATCTTATTTAACTTCCTGAAAGATTTAAAAATAAAAAATCAAAAACGGATTAATAAATTAAATGTGCTAGAGATGAAAAATCGGATTAATGCTTTTGATAATATTATTAATTTTGAAATCACCTTTTTACCAGAAATACTTTCAATGTTAATAACTTTCTTGTTGTCTTTTATTCTCCTTTGAAAAATTAATCTTTACTTAATGATTATTGTTTTAGTTTACTCAGCTATTACATTAATTGTTTCATTTATTAACAAAAGTATTTATGATAAAAAGCTCCCAATTTTAATGCAAAAAGGTTTAGTTACAGATAATTCATTTGAAAACTTTTTTTGAAATGCAAATAACTTTACCAACATTTATTTAGAAGAAAAATTAATTAAGGATTTAATTCATAATTATGAAGACATCCATAATGAAATTTTGAACTTTAAAAGCAAAAATATTGTGATTTCCTCTTTTGCACAAACGCTGGATATTATTGCTCCTTTATGTGTGCTAATTGTTGGTTCATATCAAGTTTGAAATAATTCTTTAAGCACCATTAATTTAATTTTCTTCCTTACTGGAGCTTCGCTTTTCACTAAACCAATAAAAAATATTATTCCGTTGCTTAGTTCACTACATGAATATCAAAAATCAAAAACGTTACTTAAAATTTTTAATTTAGATAGTGAAGAAATACTTTGAAGCCAACAAATAAGCTGCAAAATTCAAAACATTAAAATAAATACTCTTTCTTATTCATATACTGCGTCCAAATTAAATAAAGCGTTGAATGTTCCTAGAATTACAATTGCAAACAAAGTACACTTAACTGGAAGTAATGGTTGCGGTAAAAGCACGCTAGGAGGTATACTTGCAGGATATTTACAAGCTGATAGTGGAGAAATCTTAATTAATGATAAAAAAATTGATCCATTTTTAGATAAAACCTATAAACAAAAAGTTGCTTATATTGGAAAAAGTAATCAATTAAATATTAGTGTGTTAGATTTCTTATGCATTAGTAATATTGAACAATTTTATGATTTTATCAATACGCTAGAGTTAAATGAATGCTTAAAGCATCTAAATATTTCACTAAGCAGCAATTTATTTTTAAGTAACTTATCATCAGGTCAAAGACAATTTATTTCTCTGTTAAGTTTATTTTTAGTTGAATACGATGTGATTATTTTAGATGAAGCATTTGAAAACTTAGATTTATATACTTTTAATATTCTAAAAAACAAACTGCAAATGGTATTAAAAAATTCAATTGTGGTTGAAATTAGTCACAACAATAAATATGTATTTGAAAAAAGCGAGGTAATTAATCTTGAAACAATATCTGCGTAA
- a CDS encoding sigma factor-like helix-turn-helix DNA-binding protein — translation MNNKSIENIEKYTELFDKYGKLLTHNQQQVFQLYYEQDLSYAEVAEILATTRSAAYDTLNKAIKNLLKYEKQLG, via the coding sequence ATGAATAATAAATCAATCGAAAATATTGAAAAATATACTGAATTATTTGATAAGTATGGGAAATTGCTTACTCACAATCAACAACAAGTTTTTCAGTTATATTATGAACAAGATTTATCATATGCTGAAGTCGCTGAAATACTTGCAACAACACGTTCAGCCGCTTATGATACTTTAAATAAAGCAATTAAAAACTTGCTTAAATACGAAAAACAATTAGGATAA
- the pyrH gene encoding UMP kinase — MIKYKRILIKLSGEGFANKEKHLAIDYDLVSNIAHQLKEVVKQGVEVSIVIGGGNFWRGASAEKNGINRNRADYIGMLATIMNGLALCSGFEHVGLKARVQSSLNIDQRVAENYVNEKTLRYLEQGEVVIFVGGTGRPFFTTDTAATLYASEIGAEVILMGKNGTDGVYDSDPKKNPEAKRYDHITYDEILEKKLQVMDLTATSMARDNNINLIVFNLLEENSLLRALEGTITHTEVTK; from the coding sequence ATGATTAAATACAAAAGAATACTGATAAAGCTTTCTGGTGAAGGTTTTGCAAATAAAGAAAAACATTTAGCTATTGATTATGATTTAGTATCAAACATAGCTCACCAACTTAAAGAAGTTGTTAAACAAGGCGTGGAAGTTTCAATCGTTATTGGAGGTGGTAACTTCTGACGTGGAGCTTCAGCTGAAAAAAATGGTATTAACCGTAATAGAGCAGATTACATTGGGATGCTTGCTACAATTATGAATGGGCTTGCATTATGTAGTGGATTTGAACATGTAGGACTTAAAGCAAGAGTTCAAAGTTCACTTAACATTGACCAAAGAGTTGCTGAAAACTATGTAAACGAAAAAACACTAAGATACTTAGAACAAGGTGAAGTAGTTATTTTTGTTGGTGGAACTGGTAGACCATTTTTCACAACAGATACAGCAGCAACTTTATATGCTTCAGAAATCGGAGCAGAAGTAATTTTAATGGGTAAAAATGGAACTGATGGAGTTTATGATTCAGATCCTAAGAAAAACCCAGAAGCAAAAAGATATGACCATATTACATATGATGAAATCCTTGAAAAGAAATTACAAGTTATGGATTTAACAGCAACAAGTATGGCGAGAGACAACAATATCAATTTAATTGTTTTTAACTTATTAGAAGAAAACTCACTTCTTAGAGCTTTAGAAGGAACAATTACTCATACGGAGGTAACTAAATAA
- a CDS encoding phospholipase D-like domain-containing protein, which yields MNKKKLNLKNILIFIIQLLILCGIIAGIVMLFLNVNKLFAYLFLLLLYILNVIFVFIIYHQSREHESKFSWIYLVLLLPFIGHAAFIGYGLIFRNKYEIKINKLPQYNIKTYQNYLNLPSSDVNHNLKHMENINQNLILPANFEFFSEGYRFYDDLFNALKNATKNIYIVTYIIKKAEITQEFLDILQKKADAGVKIKWLIDDFGAMPSQKRNLKKLNKHPNIEIKLIGKIYYPFINAASFSRNHQKFIIIDNDVVFSGGNNISDEYASMSKKYGHWIDLNYRISGPYINSYIIHFIKFWKIIARKDIEILPSLYIPKPDMTYNNSALLVTDSPSYDYSEAELFFLKMIPNAKESIQIATPYFSITRALEKQIILALKSGVKVTIFFPGLPDKKLVYKIGLYQLSKLMEYGLEVKIYQDHFIHTKAGLIDNKHGWVGTNNWDSRSMFSQYETMDVFTGPAVDKLSEIFQNYENQSENVENLPQIHKKLNLIEKFLYDIIKPLI from the coding sequence ATGAATAAAAAGAAGCTTAATTTAAAAAATATTTTAATCTTTATTATCCAGCTTTTAATTCTTTGCGGGATTATTGCAGGGATTGTAATGTTATTTCTCAATGTAAACAAATTGTTTGCATACTTATTTTTACTTTTACTTTATATCTTAAACGTTATTTTTGTTTTTATTATTTACCATCAAAGTCGGGAACATGAATCTAAATTCAGTTGAATTTATTTAGTATTACTACTTCCATTCATTGGACATGCAGCCTTTATTGGATATGGTTTAATATTCAGAAATAAATATGAAATAAAAATCAATAAGTTACCTCAGTATAATATTAAAACTTACCAAAACTATTTAAATCTACCAAGTAGTGATGTAAATCACAATTTAAAACACATGGAAAACATTAATCAAAACTTGATTTTACCAGCTAATTTTGAATTCTTTTCAGAAGGCTACCGCTTCTATGATGATTTATTTAATGCCCTAAAAAATGCTACTAAAAACATTTATATAGTTACTTACATTATTAAGAAAGCTGAAATTACTCAAGAATTCTTAGACATCTTGCAAAAGAAAGCTGATGCAGGTGTTAAAATCAAATGATTAATTGATGATTTTGGTGCAATGCCTTCGCAAAAAAGAAATCTTAAAAAACTGAATAAACATCCAAACATTGAAATCAAATTAATTGGAAAAATTTATTATCCTTTTATTAATGCAGCTAGCTTTTCACGTAACCACCAAAAATTTATTATTATTGATAATGATGTGGTGTTTTCAGGTGGAAATAATATTTCAGATGAATATGCTTCAATGTCTAAAAAATATGGTCACTGAATTGATTTAAACTACCGTATTTCAGGACCATACATTAATTCATATATTATTCATTTTATTAAGTTTTGAAAAATTATCGCTCGTAAGGATATCGAGATACTTCCTTCACTTTATATTCCAAAACCTGATATGACTTATAATAATTCAGCCTTACTAGTGACTGATTCACCTTCATATGATTATTCAGAAGCTGAATTATTCTTCCTTAAAATGATTCCAAATGCAAAAGAAAGCATTCAAATAGCTACTCCATACTTTTCAATTACTCGTGCGCTAGAAAAACAAATTATACTTGCATTAAAAAGCGGGGTAAAAGTTACAATCTTTTTCCCTGGACTACCTGATAAAAAATTAGTTTATAAAATCGGCTTATATCAATTAAGTAAACTAATGGAATATGGATTGGAAGTTAAAATTTATCAAGACCACTTCATTCATACTAAGGCCGGATTAATCGATAATAAGCATGGATGGGTTGGAACAAACAATTGAGATTCTCGCAGTATGTTTTCTCAATATGAAACAATGGATGTTTTTACTGGTCCAGCTGTTGATAAACTATCAGAAATTTTCCAAAATTATGAAAATCAGTCTGAAAATGTGGAAAATCTTCCACAAATTCACAAAAAACTCAATCTAATTGAAAAATTTCTGTACGATATCATAAAACCACTGATATAA
- a CDS encoding MAG1140 family protein has translation MFALFMLIFVFGIILYLFASVKLENYKQGVLKYEGDYIFIKNIKPEELKTTNLNINFTHEGLIHSYQVHISGQEGNSPYIESEALKYFLERHNILELPISVKTADITLFDYIFSV, from the coding sequence ATGTTTGCTTTATTTATGCTTATTTTTGTGTTTGGAATCATTTTATATTTATTTGCTTCAGTTAAGCTAGAGAACTATAAGCAAGGGGTATTAAAATATGAAGGAGATTATATTTTTATTAAAAATATTAAGCCCGAAGAACTCAAAACTACTAATCTAAATATTAACTTTACTCATGAAGGCTTAATTCACAGTTATCAAGTACATATTAGTGGACAAGAGGGTAATTCTCCTTATATAGAAAGTGAAGCTTTGAAGTATTTTTTGGAGCGTCATAACATTTTAGAACTACCTATAAGTGTTAAAACTGCTGATATAACATTATTTGATTATATTTTCAGTGTTTAA
- a CDS encoding Cof-type HAD-IIB family hydrolase, which produces MTEQKERYLFAIDLDGTTLQSSATGAIHDRTVSAIKRATEEGHVVCILTGRPWRSTKFIYDTLGLDTIVSNFNGAHIHHPYNQEFIPYIKYLNLNEALYILGDPHVQKEVTNIAIEGPDWVQLQHRDEELEKVFGFKSSSKLRVGLDYHKLPLMPTGVIFDVKPTTDVEYLRRYLKARYGDLAEFSYWSKGEGLTPVFDITNTQANKGKALSLLIRYYDVKIENTIALGDGFNDVPMFKIANVSVAMANATKDVKKYASIKVSKTNKEGGVGDYIHKFLDNPKAEIEKSNARKRKIQAVEEE; this is translated from the coding sequence ATGACAGAACAAAAAGAAAGATACTTGTTTGCTATCGACTTAGATGGTACAACATTACAATCTAGTGCAACAGGAGCTATCCACGATAGAACTGTTTCAGCAATTAAAAGAGCTACAGAAGAAGGACACGTTGTATGTATTTTAACAGGTAGACCATGAAGAAGTACTAAATTCATTTATGACACTTTAGGTCTTGATACAATCGTTTCTAACTTCAACGGAGCTCACATTCACCACCCATATAATCAAGAATTTATTCCTTACATTAAATATTTAAACCTTAATGAAGCTTTATATATTTTAGGTGACCCTCATGTACAAAAAGAGGTTACTAATATTGCTATTGAAGGACCTGACTGGGTTCAATTACAACATAGAGATGAAGAACTTGAAAAAGTATTCGGATTTAAATCAAGTTCAAAACTTCGTGTTGGATTAGACTACCACAAATTACCTTTAATGCCTACAGGAGTAATATTTGACGTTAAGCCAACAACTGATGTTGAATACTTAAGAAGATACTTAAAAGCACGTTACGGAGATTTAGCTGAATTCTCATACTGATCAAAAGGTGAAGGACTTACACCAGTATTTGATATTACAAACACACAAGCTAACAAAGGTAAAGCTCTTAGCTTACTGATCCGTTACTACGATGTTAAAATTGAAAACACTATTGCTTTAGGTGATGGATTTAATGATGTGCCTATGTTTAAAATTGCTAACGTTTCAGTAGCTATGGCTAACGCTACAAAAGATGTTAAGAAATATGCATCAATTAAAGTTTCAAAAACAAACAAAGAAGGTGGAGTCGGAGACTACATTCACAAATTCTTAGACAATCCTAAAGCTGAAATTGAAAAATCAAATGCAAGAAAAAGAAAAATTCAAGCAGTTGAGGAAGAATAA
- a CDS encoding RpiB/LacA/LacB family sugar-phosphate isomerase: protein MDNKKVVALASDHAGFKLKDELAQYLKTKGFDVVDLGPSTDAVSVSYALMGKELANYVDEAKPTFGIGVCGTGLGISYALNRHKHIRAARVTSVEDAHLAKQHNNANVLVFGGRQVSLDQAKAMVDEYLATQYEGGRHQARIDELDE, encoded by the coding sequence ATGGATAACAAAAAAGTAGTTGCACTTGCAAGTGACCATGCAGGTTTCAAACTTAAAGATGAATTAGCACAATACTTAAAAACTAAAGGTTTTGATGTTGTTGACTTAGGGCCTTCTACAGATGCTGTTTCTGTTTCTTATGCTTTAATGGGAAAAGAACTTGCTAACTATGTAGATGAAGCTAAACCAACATTTGGTATCGGAGTTTGTGGAACAGGTTTAGGAATTTCATACGCTTTAAACAGACACAAACACATTAGAGCTGCTAGAGTTACTTCAGTTGAAGATGCACATTTAGCAAAACAACACAATAATGCTAATGTATTAGTATTCGGTGGACGTCAAGTTTCATTAGATCAAGCTAAAGCTATGGTTGATGAATACTTAGCAACACAATACGAAGGTGGACGTCACCAAGCAAGAATTGATGAATTGGATGAATAA
- a CDS encoding HPr family phosphocarrier protein, which produces MKEFSCKIVDPIGLHARPATLIVSTATKFKSDSKLIYNGREANLKSIMNIMALGVKHGAEITVKVSGEDETEAAKAIQSALEANGLI; this is translated from the coding sequence ATGAAAGAATTTTCATGTAAGATTGTTGATCCAATTGGATTACACGCTAGACCAGCAACATTAATAGTATCAACTGCTACAAAATTTAAATCAGACTCAAAATTAATTTACAATGGTAGAGAAGCAAACTTAAAATCTATTATGAACATTATGGCCTTAGGTGTTAAACATGGAGCTGAAATTACAGTTAAAGTTTCTGGTGAAGATGAAACAGAAGCTGCTAAAGCAATTCAATCAGCACTAGAAGCAAACGGATTAATATAA